One region of Bacillus zhangzhouensis genomic DNA includes:
- the folE gene encoding GTP cyclohydrolase I FolE, producing MSEINKELIEHAVRDILKAIGEDPDREGLLDTPKRVAKMYEEVFSGLNEDPKEHFKTIFGENHEELVLVKDIAFHSMCEHHLVPFYGKAHVAYIPRGGKVTGLSKLARAVEAVAKRPQLQERITSTIADSMVETLNPHGVMIVVEAEHMCMTMRGVKKPGAKTVTSAVRGTFANDAAARAEVLSLIKND from the coding sequence ATGAGTGAAATCAATAAAGAATTAATCGAACACGCAGTACGCGATATATTAAAAGCAATCGGAGAAGATCCGGATCGTGAAGGACTTCTTGATACCCCAAAACGAGTAGCAAAAATGTATGAAGAAGTGTTCTCGGGATTAAATGAAGATCCAAAAGAACATTTTAAAACCATTTTTGGCGAAAACCACGAAGAACTCGTTCTTGTAAAAGATATTGCTTTCCATTCAATGTGTGAACACCACCTCGTGCCTTTCTACGGGAAAGCCCATGTCGCTTATATTCCGCGCGGCGGAAAAGTAACGGGACTTAGTAAGCTGGCAAGAGCTGTAGAAGCCGTGGCAAAACGCCCGCAGCTTCAGGAACGTATTACATCAACCATTGCAGATAGTATGGTGGAAACACTTAATCCGCATGGCGTGATGATTGTCGTTGAAGCAGAGCATATGTGTATGACGATGCGCGGAGTGAAAAAGCCAGGCGCTAAAACAGTGACCTCAGCCGTCCGCGGCACATTTGCAAATGATGCAGCCGCAAGAGCAGAAGTGCTTTCCTTAATTAAAAACGATTAA
- a CDS encoding protein-glutamate O-methyltransferase CheR, producing MDSYQVFVGKWKKLTGVDLNLYKEAQMKRRLTSLYDKKGYKDFEAFAAALEKDRALLDETMDRMTINVSEFYRNYQRWEVLDQKILPLLSKNDGTLKIWSAACSTGEEPYTLSMLLSSHPLVRDFQIIATDIDDKVLQSAQKGRYHERSLQEVPDHIKQKYFTKEDSSFYTVKDEVRKHIQFKKHNLLADPYEKQLDLIVCRNVLIYFTEEAKEEIYLKMSSSLKQNGVLFVGSTEQIFHPEKFGLTSADTFFYQKKGM from the coding sequence ATGGATTCATATCAAGTATTTGTTGGAAAATGGAAAAAACTAACCGGAGTTGATCTAAATTTATATAAAGAAGCACAAATGAAACGGAGATTAACATCACTTTATGATAAAAAAGGATATAAAGATTTTGAAGCATTCGCGGCCGCGCTTGAAAAGGACAGAGCATTATTAGATGAGACGATGGACCGCATGACGATTAATGTGTCAGAATTTTACCGAAATTATCAGCGCTGGGAAGTACTTGATCAAAAAATCCTGCCGCTGCTTTCGAAAAATGACGGCACCTTAAAGATTTGGAGTGCAGCATGTTCGACAGGAGAGGAGCCATATACACTCTCCATGCTACTGTCAAGCCATCCTCTCGTGAGAGACTTCCAAATTATTGCAACCGATATTGATGATAAAGTTCTGCAGTCAGCTCAAAAAGGCAGATATCATGAACGCTCTTTGCAAGAGGTACCAGATCATATCAAGCAAAAATATTTCACAAAAGAAGATTCTTCATTTTACACAGTGAAGGATGAGGTTCGAAAGCATATTCAATTTAAGAAGCACAACCTTTTAGCAGATCCATATGAGAAACAGCTTGACCTTATCGTCTGCCGAAATGTACTGATATACTTCACTGAAGAGGCAAAAGAAGAAATTTATTTGAAAATGAGTAGCAGTTTAAAGCAAAATGGCGTATTATTTGTTGGTTCTACAGAGCAAATTTTTCACCCAGAAAAGTTTGGACTGACATCTGCTGATACTTTCTTTTATCAAAAGAAGGGTATGTAG
- a CDS encoding demethylmenaquinone methyltransferase, which produces MQQSKEQRVHGVFEKIYKNYDQMNSVISFKQHKKWRDKTMKLMNVQKGSKALDVCCGTADWTIALADAVGEKGEVKGLDFSKNMLSVGETKVKTGGYNQIELLHGNAMELPFEDNSFDYVTIGFGLRNVPDYLTVLKEMTRVVKTGGMVVCLETSQPEIIGFKQGYYIYFKYIMPLFGKLFAKSYQEYSWLQESAKTFPGMKELAALFEEAGLSDVSYHPFTGGVAATHIGKKL; this is translated from the coding sequence ATGCAGCAATCAAAAGAACAGCGAGTACACGGTGTATTTGAAAAAATTTATAAAAACTATGATCAAATGAACTCTGTCATCAGCTTTAAACAGCATAAAAAATGGCGCGATAAAACAATGAAGCTCATGAATGTGCAAAAAGGCTCTAAAGCATTAGATGTATGCTGCGGAACAGCTGATTGGACAATTGCGCTCGCAGATGCAGTTGGAGAGAAAGGCGAGGTCAAAGGCCTTGATTTCAGTAAAAACATGCTGAGTGTTGGAGAAACGAAGGTGAAGACTGGGGGCTACAATCAGATTGAATTGCTTCACGGCAATGCGATGGAGCTTCCTTTTGAGGACAACTCATTTGATTATGTTACCATCGGTTTTGGACTTAGAAACGTTCCTGATTATTTAACGGTGCTAAAGGAAATGACAAGAGTAGTGAAGACAGGCGGAATGGTTGTCTGTCTTGAGACCTCACAGCCTGAGATAATCGGCTTTAAGCAGGGCTACTACATCTATTTCAAATATATTATGCCGCTCTTTGGTAAACTGTTTGCCAAAAGCTATCAGGAGTATTCATGGCTTCAAGAATCAGCCAAAACATTCCCAGGCATGAAAGAGCTGGCGGCTCTGTTCGAAGAGGCCGGGTTGTCTGATGTCTCGTATCATCCATTTACAGGCGGTGTAGCAGCAACACATATCGGAAAGAAGCTTTGA
- the spoIVA gene encoding stage IV sporulation protein A encodes MEKVDIFKDIAERTGGDIYLGVVGAVRTGKSTFIKKFMELVVLPNINNEADRARAQDELPQSAAGKTIMTTEPKFVPNQAASIHVSDGLDVNIRLVDCVGYTVPGARGYEDENGPRMINTPWYEEPIPFHEAAEIGTRKVIQEHSTIGVVITTDGSIGEIPRHDYIESEERVIDELKEVGKPFIMVINSVRPYHPETEALRQELSQKYDIPVLAMSVESMREQDVLSVLREALYEFPVLEVNVNLPSWVMVLKEDHWLRESYQDSVKETVKDIKRLRDVDRVVGQFSEFDFIERAGLAGIEMGQGIAEIDLYAPDDLYDHILKEVVGVEIRGKDHLLELMQDFAHAKTEYDQVSDALKMVKQTGYGIAAPALSDMSLDEPEIIRQGSRFGVRLKAVAPSIHMIKVDVESEFAPIIGTEKQSEELVRYLMQDFEDDPLSIWNSDIFGRSLSSLVREGIQAKLSLMPENARYKLKETLERIINEGSGGLIAIIL; translated from the coding sequence TTGGAAAAAGTCGATATTTTCAAGGATATCGCTGAACGAACAGGGGGCGATATATATTTAGGAGTCGTTGGCGCTGTTCGTACAGGGAAATCTACGTTTATTAAAAAGTTTATGGAGCTCGTGGTGCTCCCGAATATCAATAATGAGGCAGATCGTGCAAGAGCACAGGATGAATTGCCGCAAAGCGCAGCAGGAAAAACCATTATGACCACAGAGCCAAAATTTGTACCGAATCAAGCAGCATCCATTCATGTGAGTGACGGTCTTGATGTCAACATCAGGCTTGTCGATTGTGTGGGATACACTGTCCCTGGTGCGCGCGGGTATGAAGATGAAAATGGCCCAAGAATGATTAATACGCCGTGGTATGAAGAGCCAATCCCGTTTCATGAAGCAGCGGAAATTGGTACACGCAAGGTCATTCAAGAGCATTCAACAATAGGTGTAGTGATTACAACAGATGGTTCTATTGGAGAAATCCCAAGACATGATTATATTGAATCTGAAGAACGTGTGATTGACGAACTCAAAGAGGTTGGAAAGCCGTTTATTATGGTCATCAACTCTGTGAGGCCATATCATCCTGAAACAGAAGCGCTGCGGCAGGAACTTAGCCAAAAGTATGATATTCCAGTACTCGCCATGAGCGTAGAAAGTATGAGAGAGCAAGACGTACTCAGTGTACTTCGTGAAGCATTATATGAATTCCCAGTTCTAGAGGTGAATGTGAACCTGCCAAGCTGGGTGATGGTGCTGAAAGAAGATCACTGGCTAAGAGAGAGTTATCAGGATTCAGTAAAGGAAACCGTAAAGGATATTAAAAGATTAAGAGATGTCGACCGCGTCGTTGGTCAATTCAGTGAATTTGATTTTATCGAAAGAGCGGGTTTAGCAGGAATTGAAATGGGTCAGGGGATTGCGGAGATTGACCTGTATGCGCCAGATGATCTATATGATCATATTTTAAAAGAAGTGGTTGGTGTAGAAATTAGAGGCAAAGACCATCTTCTAGAGCTCATGCAAGATTTTGCTCATGCTAAAACAGAATATGATCAAGTATCAGACGCATTAAAAATGGTGAAGCAGACTGGTTACGGGATTGCAGCGCCAGCGTTGTCGGATATGAGTTTAGATGAGCCGGAAATCATTAGGCAGGGATCAAGATTCGGCGTGAGATTAAAAGCGGTAGCTCCATCTATTCACATGATCAAAGTAGATGTAGAGAGCGAATTTGCACCGATTATCGGAACAGAAAAACAAAGTGAAGAGCTCGTCCGCTACTTAATGCAAGACTTTGAAGATGATCCGCTTTCGATCTGGAATTCAGATATATTTGGCCGCTCTCTCAGTTCCCTTGTCAGAGAAGGCATTCAAGCAAAGCTGTCCCTCATGCCGGAAAACGCAAGATATAAGCTGAAGGAAACGCTTGAAAGAATCATCAACGAAGGATCAGGCGGTTTGATCGCGATTATTTTATAG
- a CDS encoding DUF2768 domain-containing protein — MSFALIKMWFALGSMGLMFLAVVTIYLSRFKLKSKFLKITASTVAYSLMLLSGIIVFLVVFSGPVNE, encoded by the coding sequence ATGAGTTTTGCTTTAATCAAGATGTGGTTTGCGCTTGGTTCAATGGGGCTCATGTTTTTAGCCGTAGTAACCATTTATCTTAGCAGGTTTAAGCTGAAAAGCAAATTTCTTAAAATAACGGCCTCAACCGTCGCATACAGCTTGATGCTTCTATCAGGTATCATTGTGTTTTTAGTTGTCTTTAGCGGGCCGGTCAATGAATAA
- the aroC gene encoding chorismate synthase codes for MRYLTAGESHGPQLTTIIEGVPAGLYIEQDDINYELARRQKGHGRGRRMQIEKDQAKVLSGVRHGKTLGSPIALVVENNDWKHWTKVMGAEPISEEEESEMKRQISRPRPGHADLNGAIKYGHRDMRNVLERSSARETTVRVAAGAVAKQILAYLGIKVAGHVLEIGGVKAVHTAYESIEDLQKVTEESPVRCYDSEAGQKMMDAIDEAKKNGDSIGGIVEVIVEGMPVGVGSYVHYDRKLDSKLAGAVLSINAFKGVEFGIGFEAASKNGSEVHDEIIWDEEKGYTRKTNRLGGLEGGMSTGMPIIVRGVMKPIPTLYKPLQSVDIETKEPFSASIERSDSCAVPAASVVAEAVVAWEIANAVVEQFGLDQIDRIKENVEKMRKLQREF; via the coding sequence ATGAGGTACTTAACAGCAGGTGAATCACATGGTCCACAATTGACCACAATTATTGAAGGAGTTCCAGCGGGACTTTACATAGAGCAGGATGACATCAATTATGAATTGGCTAGAAGACAGAAAGGCCATGGCCGAGGAAGAAGAATGCAGATTGAAAAAGACCAGGCGAAAGTGTTAAGTGGTGTTCGCCACGGGAAAACATTAGGCTCTCCGATCGCACTTGTTGTTGAAAACAACGACTGGAAGCACTGGACAAAGGTGATGGGGGCAGAACCGATCTCGGAAGAAGAAGAAAGTGAAATGAAGCGTCAAATCTCACGTCCAAGACCAGGTCACGCGGATTTAAATGGTGCGATTAAATACGGACACCGTGATATGAGAAACGTATTAGAGCGCTCATCAGCCCGCGAGACTACTGTTCGCGTAGCAGCAGGCGCAGTTGCCAAACAAATCCTGGCGTATCTAGGGATTAAAGTAGCGGGTCATGTTCTTGAAATTGGCGGAGTGAAAGCAGTTCATACAGCATATGAGTCTATTGAAGATTTGCAAAAGGTAACAGAAGAATCACCTGTTCGCTGCTATGACAGTGAAGCAGGTCAGAAAATGATGGATGCGATTGATGAAGCCAAGAAAAACGGCGATTCAATTGGCGGAATTGTTGAAGTTATCGTTGAAGGAATGCCGGTTGGGGTTGGCAGCTATGTTCATTACGACCGTAAATTGGACAGCAAGCTTGCAGGCGCTGTACTTAGTATTAACGCTTTTAAAGGGGTTGAATTCGGTATTGGCTTCGAGGCAGCCTCTAAAAATGGCAGTGAGGTCCATGATGAAATCATATGGGATGAAGAAAAGGGCTACACAAGAAAAACAAATCGCCTAGGCGGTCTTGAAGGCGGAATGTCAACTGGTATGCCAATTATCGTAAGAGGGGTTATGAAACCAATCCCAACGCTTTATAAGCCGCTTCAAAGCGTTGACATTGAAACAAAAGAACCTTTCTCTGCAAGTATTGAACGTTCTGACAGCTGTGCTGTTCCTGCCGCAAGTGTTGTTGCAGAAGCAGTCGTGGCATGGGAAATTGCCAATGCAGTTGTGGAGCAGTTTGGTCTTGACCAAATCGACCGCATTAAAGAAAATGTTGAAAAAATGCGCAAACTTCAGAGGGAATTTTAA
- the ndk gene encoding nucleoside-diphosphate kinase — protein MDKTFLMVKPDGVERQLIGDIVSRFEKKGLQLVGAKLMSIPKEVAETHYGEHKEKPFFGELVDFITSGPVFAMVWQGEQVVDVTRQIIGKTNPKEALPGTIRGDYGLTVGKNIIHGSDSPESAEREINLFFKQEELISWDQTISSWIY, from the coding sequence ATGGATAAAACATTTCTTATGGTCAAACCTGATGGTGTGGAAAGACAATTAATCGGTGACATTGTGTCAAGATTCGAAAAAAAGGGGCTTCAGCTTGTTGGTGCAAAACTAATGAGTATTCCAAAGGAAGTAGCAGAAACACATTACGGAGAGCATAAAGAAAAACCATTTTTCGGAGAATTGGTTGACTTTATTACGTCAGGGCCTGTATTTGCAATGGTATGGCAAGGCGAACAGGTAGTAGACGTGACAAGACAGATTATCGGCAAAACAAATCCAAAGGAAGCGCTTCCAGGTACAATAAGAGGAGACTATGGATTGACTGTTGGAAAAAACATTATCCATGGGTCAGACTCACCAGAAAGTGCTGAAAGAGAAATTAACTTATTCTTCAAACAAGAAGAACTCATAAGCTGGGATCAAACCATCTCAAGCTGGATTTATTAA
- the aroB gene encoding 3-dehydroquinate synthase: MKTLEVKTSSASYPVFIGDGIKRNIVDLITSTGHSYTKLLIVTDTAVDAIYGDEMVRLLQQKWPVNKVVVPSGEQSKSFGEFEHIHTKAIQFQLDRSSCIIALGGGVIGDLAGFAAATYMRGIDFIQVPTTLLAHDSAVGGKTGINHPLGKNLIGAFHQPKAVIYDTSMLETLSQIERRSGFAEVIKHALISSEDFLSELMSIHSLSDLSKSELAHILYQGIQVKTSIVQEDEKEQGVRAFLNLGHTLGHAIEAEYGYGAITHGDAIAIGMQFALYVSEKQLGLSLNRLELKEWMKELGFPVKVTQDISTKTFVDRMIGDKKARGGSVQFVLLKQVGDVTLQSFTKDELHHWLEEWKREEGCL; this comes from the coding sequence ATGAAAACATTGGAAGTTAAGACGTCTTCAGCCTCTTATCCTGTATTTATCGGTGATGGGATTAAACGCAATATCGTCGACTTGATAACTTCCACTGGGCATTCCTATACGAAGCTCTTAATCGTCACAGATACAGCTGTTGATGCCATTTATGGTGATGAGATGGTTCGCTTACTTCAGCAGAAGTGGCCTGTGAACAAAGTGGTTGTGCCAAGCGGAGAGCAGTCGAAATCCTTTGGGGAATTTGAGCATATTCATACAAAAGCCATTCAATTTCAGCTTGATCGTTCCTCCTGCATCATTGCGCTGGGAGGCGGTGTGATTGGAGATTTGGCTGGCTTTGCTGCTGCCACTTATATGAGAGGCATTGATTTTATCCAAGTGCCGACGACGCTGCTGGCACATGACAGTGCAGTTGGTGGGAAAACAGGGATCAACCATCCGCTCGGTAAAAATTTAATCGGTGCGTTTCATCAGCCGAAAGCGGTGATCTATGATACTAGTATGCTTGAGACCCTATCTCAAATTGAACGAAGATCAGGTTTTGCAGAAGTCATCAAACATGCATTGATTTCAAGCGAAGACTTTTTATCAGAACTCATGTCCATTCATTCTTTGTCGGATTTATCAAAGAGCGAGCTGGCACATATACTGTATCAAGGCATTCAAGTCAAAACGTCAATCGTTCAAGAAGATGAAAAAGAACAAGGTGTGCGTGCATTTTTGAATTTAGGCCATACGCTTGGGCATGCCATTGAAGCAGAGTATGGATACGGCGCCATCACGCATGGAGATGCCATTGCAATCGGCATGCAGTTTGCGCTGTATGTGAGCGAAAAGCAGCTGGGGCTCAGCCTTAATCGTTTGGAACTAAAAGAGTGGATGAAAGAGCTCGGATTCCCTGTAAAAGTCACACAAGATATTTCCACGAAAACATTTGTTGACCGGATGATTGGTGATAAAAAAGCAAGAGGCGGCAGTGTTCAATTTGTTTTATTAAAACAGGTTGGAGACGTCACCTTACAGTCTTTCACAAAAGATGAGCTGCACCACTGGCTCGAAGAATGGAAACGGGAGGAGGGATGTCTATGA
- the hbs gene encoding non-specific DNA-binding protein Hbs — translation MNKTELINAVAEASELSKKDATKAVDSVFDTILEALKKGDKIQLIGFGNFEVRERSARKGRNPQTGAEIEIPASKVPAFKPGKALKDAVAGK, via the coding sequence ATGAACAAGACAGAACTTATTAACGCGGTTGCTGAAGCAAGCGAGTTATCTAAAAAAGACGCGACAAAAGCAGTTGATTCTGTTTTTGATACAATTTTAGAGGCACTTAAAAAAGGTGACAAAATCCAACTTATTGGTTTTGGTAACTTTGAAGTACGTGAGCGTTCAGCTCGTAAAGGACGTAACCCACAAACTGGTGCAGAGATCGAAATCCCTGCAAGCAAAGTACCTGCTTTCAAACCAGGTAAAGCACTTAAAGACGCGGTAGCAGGTAAATAA
- the hepT gene encoding heptaprenyl diphosphate synthase component II — protein sequence MKLKAMISFLNHDIDIIEKELEQTVRSDYALLSEAGLHLLQAGGKRIRPVFVLLSGMFGDYDINKIKYVAVALELIHMASLVHDDVIDDAELRRGKPTIKAKWDNRIAMYTGDYMFARSLEYMTKINHPMAHEILSKMVVELCLGEIEQVKDKYNMDQNLRTYLRRIKRKTALLIAGSCQLGAIAAGTDEKTHKALYWFGYYVGMSYQIIDDVLDFTATEEELGKPVGGDLLQGNVTLPVLYALKNPTLEGQLKLINSETTEKQLKPVIESLKQTDAIDRSIRVSEMYLKKAFEQLDKLPRGRARTSLASIAKYIGKRKF from the coding sequence ATGAAACTAAAAGCAATGATCTCTTTTTTAAATCATGATATAGATATAATTGAAAAAGAGCTTGAACAAACCGTTCGCTCTGATTATGCATTATTAAGTGAAGCAGGTCTTCATTTGCTGCAAGCGGGCGGAAAACGAATCCGCCCCGTTTTTGTTCTCCTTTCAGGCATGTTTGGTGACTATGACATTAATAAAATTAAATATGTTGCCGTTGCCCTCGAGCTGATTCATATGGCATCACTCGTTCACGATGATGTTATTGATGATGCAGAGCTGAGAAGGGGCAAACCAACGATTAAGGCAAAATGGGATAACAGAATTGCCATGTATACAGGGGATTATATGTTTGCAAGATCACTTGAATACATGACAAAAATCAATCACCCAATGGCACATGAAATTTTGTCAAAAATGGTCGTCGAGCTTTGTCTTGGTGAGATAGAGCAAGTGAAAGATAAATATAATATGGATCAAAACCTGCGTACATATTTAAGAAGAATCAAACGAAAAACAGCCTTGCTCATTGCAGGCAGCTGTCAATTAGGCGCCATTGCAGCAGGTACAGATGAAAAAACACATAAAGCCCTCTATTGGTTTGGTTACTATGTCGGCATGTCTTATCAAATCATTGATGATGTCCTTGATTTCACAGCAACTGAAGAAGAGCTGGGCAAGCCTGTTGGAGGAGACCTTTTACAAGGGAATGTCACACTCCCAGTCTTATATGCGCTGAAAAATCCGACACTAGAAGGTCAATTGAAGCTGATCAATAGTGAAACGACGGAGAAGCAGCTGAAGCCTGTCATTGAAAGCCTCAAACAAACAGATGCGATCGACCGCTCGATTCGAGTGAGTGAAATGTATTTGAAAAAAGCTTTTGAACAGCTCGACAAACTTCCTCGAGGACGAGCGAGAACGTCACTCGCCTCCATTGCAAAATATATTGGGAAACGAAAATTCTAA
- a CDS encoding heptaprenyl diphosphate synthase component 1 gives MQDIYGILSNLNIKLNKKLSHPYLAKHLRAPLIDEDKLLLFHAMFDEAQIDAEKKENYILTAMLVQIALDTHDEVTTAAAIKQDEFKNRQLTILAGDYFSGLYYSLLSDMKDIYMIRTLATAIKEINEHKIRLYDRSIQDAAHFYKSVATVESALFQRISEHFQLTHWNEIASRFLVYKRFMKQAENDKHLKLFLNDRYTDAYSCFDNFENEGYEKAKRPIKEHLVSSPVVQKELLNRLDHMKNEPAYHQKVEEG, from the coding sequence TTGCAAGACATCTACGGAATTTTATCTAATCTAAATATAAAATTAAATAAAAAGCTTTCTCATCCTTATTTGGCGAAGCATTTACGCGCGCCACTCATCGATGAAGATAAGCTCCTTCTTTTTCATGCAATGTTTGATGAAGCTCAAATTGATGCAGAGAAAAAAGAAAATTATATTTTAACGGCGATGCTTGTGCAAATTGCCCTTGATACCCATGACGAAGTCACAACTGCTGCAGCCATCAAGCAAGACGAATTCAAAAATCGTCAGCTGACCATCCTAGCAGGAGACTATTTCAGCGGTCTCTATTATTCTCTTCTCTCTGACATGAAAGACATCTATATGATCCGCACGCTCGCTACGGCGATCAAAGAGATCAATGAACATAAAATAAGACTGTATGACCGGTCCATTCAAGATGCAGCGCACTTTTACAAAAGTGTAGCTACAGTGGAATCTGCGCTTTTCCAAAGGATTTCTGAGCATTTTCAATTAACGCATTGGAATGAGATTGCAAGTCGTTTTCTAGTTTATAAACGATTCATGAAACAAGCAGAAAATGACAAACATTTAAAACTTTTTTTGAACGATCGTTATACGGACGCCTATTCATGTTTTGACAACTTTGAGAATGAAGGCTATGAAAAGGCCAAACGGCCGATCAAGGAGCATCTTGTTTCATCTCCGGTCGTTCAAAAAGAGCTATTAAATCGCCTGGATCATATGAAAAATGAGCCTGCGTACCATCAGAAAGTGGAAGAAGGGTAA
- the mtrB gene encoding trp RNA-binding attenuation protein MtrB translates to MSENKASDFVVIKAIDNGVNVIGLTRGSDTRFHHSEKLDKGEVIIAQFTEHTSAIKVRGDAVIQTSFGEIQSEAKK, encoded by the coding sequence ATGAGTGAAAATAAAGCATCTGATTTTGTGGTGATTAAAGCCATTGATAATGGTGTAAACGTCATCGGCCTAACAAGAGGCTCTGATACAAGATTTCATCATTCCGAGAAGCTCGATAAAGGTGAAGTGATCATTGCACAATTTACTGAACATACATCAGCCATCAAAGTAAGAGGCGATGCTGTGATTCAAACAAGCTTCGGTGAAATTCAAAGCGAAGCAAAGAAATAA
- a CDS encoding NAD(P)H-dependent glycerol-3-phosphate dehydrogenase translates to MKKISVLGAGSWGTALALVLADNHHDVHMWGHRQDLIDQINEKHENHDYLPNVELPASIQATTDMKQALEEAEAIIVAVPTSAIREVLKQANELISSKVPFVHVSKGIEPDTLLRISQMIEQEVPSEKREAVVVLSGPSHAEEVGLRHPTTVTVSSENIEAAQFVQDLFMNNHFRVYTNPDVIGVEIGGALKNIIALAAGITDGLGYGDNAKAALITRGLAEIARLGTKMGGNPLTFAGLTGVGDLIVTCTSVHSRNWRCGNLLGKGYKLEEVLEKMGMVVEGVRTTKGAYQLSKEYKVSMPITEALYGVLFEGKKVDDAVESLMARVKTHEMEDLVNMFENQTK, encoded by the coding sequence ATGAAGAAAATTTCAGTACTTGGAGCAGGCAGCTGGGGAACAGCTCTTGCGCTTGTATTAGCTGATAATCATCATGATGTACACATGTGGGGACATAGACAAGATCTCATTGATCAAATCAATGAGAAACATGAAAATCATGATTACTTGCCAAATGTCGAACTGCCAGCGTCTATTCAGGCGACAACCGATATGAAGCAGGCATTAGAGGAGGCAGAGGCGATTATTGTCGCTGTGCCAACAAGTGCCATTCGTGAGGTGTTGAAGCAGGCAAATGAGCTGATCTCCTCGAAGGTGCCGTTTGTCCATGTCAGTAAGGGAATTGAACCAGATACACTTCTTAGAATTTCTCAAATGATTGAACAAGAAGTCCCATCTGAGAAAAGAGAGGCTGTCGTTGTCCTATCAGGGCCGAGTCATGCAGAAGAAGTGGGTCTGCGTCATCCGACAACTGTCACTGTCTCGTCAGAAAATATTGAAGCAGCTCAATTTGTACAAGATTTGTTCATGAACAATCATTTTAGAGTGTACACCAACCCTGATGTGATTGGGGTGGAAATTGGCGGCGCATTGAAAAATATCATTGCTCTTGCGGCTGGTATCACAGACGGACTTGGATATGGTGACAATGCAAAAGCGGCGCTTATCACTAGAGGACTCGCTGAAATCGCACGTCTTGGCACAAAAATGGGAGGAAATCCCCTTACTTTTGCCGGATTAACAGGCGTTGGCGATTTGATCGTGACATGTACAAGTGTTCATTCGCGTAACTGGCGCTGCGGGAATTTACTCGGTAAAGGATATAAGCTCGAAGAAGTGCTTGAAAAAATGGGGATGGTTGTCGAAGGTGTCCGCACAACAAAAGGCGCTTATCAGCTCTCCAAAGAATACAAGGTTAGCATGCCGATTACAGAGGCTCTTTACGGCGTCCTGTTTGAAGGGAAAAAGGTGGACGATGCTGTAGAATCTTTAATGGCACGTGTGAAAACACATGAGATGGAAGACCTTGTGAACATGTTTGAAAACCAAACAAAATAA